One stretch of Muribaculum intestinale DNA includes these proteins:
- the der gene encoding ribosome biogenesis GTPase Der codes for MGRLVAIVGRPNVGKSTLFNRLTQTRTAIVDDMAGTTRDRQYGKVDWIGKEFSIVDTGGWVVNSEDIFESEINKQVQLAIEEADVILFVVDAMNGVTDLDDHVAEILRRSKKPVILVANKVDSNDWIYNVPEFYKLGLGDPFTVSASNGSGTGDLLDEIVKDLPEDDGEEERLESIPKFAIVGRPNAGKSSIINAFIGEDRNIVTDIAGTTRDSIYTRYNKFGFDFYLVDTAGIRKKTKVNEDIEYYSVIRSIRSIEASDVCILMIDATRGIEAQDVNIFSLIQRNKKGLVVCVNKWDLVADKSNESIRHFEQTIRQRFAPFTDFPIIFGSALTKQRIFKVLETAVNVYHNRNRIIPTSQLNTYMQEVIGAYPPPANKGKYIKIKYVTMLKESIIPTFVFFCNLPQWVKEPYRRYLENKIREKWDFTGTPVNIFMREK; via the coding sequence ATGGGAAGACTCGTAGCAATAGTCGGACGACCTAACGTGGGCAAATCCACGCTTTTCAACCGTCTCACCCAGACCCGCACAGCGATAGTCGACGATATGGCCGGTACAACACGCGACCGCCAGTATGGTAAGGTCGACTGGATTGGCAAGGAATTTTCAATTGTCGATACCGGCGGATGGGTAGTAAACTCCGAAGATATATTTGAATCGGAAATCAACAAGCAGGTGCAGCTGGCAATAGAAGAGGCTGATGTAATACTTTTTGTAGTCGATGCGATGAACGGAGTCACTGACCTTGACGATCATGTGGCTGAAATCCTGCGTCGCTCCAAGAAGCCTGTCATACTTGTGGCCAACAAGGTGGATTCCAACGACTGGATTTACAATGTTCCGGAATTCTACAAGCTCGGTCTCGGAGACCCGTTTACGGTATCGGCTTCCAACGGTTCCGGCACCGGCGACCTTCTTGACGAGATTGTAAAGGATCTGCCGGAGGACGACGGCGAGGAAGAGCGCCTCGAGAGTATCCCTAAATTTGCGATTGTAGGACGCCCGAACGCCGGAAAGTCATCTATTATCAATGCATTTATAGGCGAGGACCGCAATATCGTGACCGATATCGCAGGCACTACACGCGACTCTATCTATACCCGCTACAATAAGTTTGGCTTCGACTTCTATCTTGTGGATACCGCCGGTATCCGTAAGAAGACCAAAGTCAACGAGGATATCGAGTATTACTCTGTAATCCGCTCGATACGCTCTATCGAGGCTTCCGACGTGTGTATCCTTATGATAGATGCCACACGAGGAATCGAGGCTCAGGACGTCAACATATTCTCGCTGATACAGCGCAACAAGAAAGGCCTTGTGGTGTGTGTCAACAAATGGGATCTCGTGGCCGACAAGTCCAATGAGTCCATCCGCCACTTCGAGCAGACTATACGCCAGCGTTTCGCCCCCTTTACCGACTTCCCGATTATATTCGGGTCAGCGCTTACAAAACAGCGTATTTTCAAGGTGCTGGAGACAGCCGTAAATGTCTACCACAACCGCAACCGCATCATACCTACCTCCCAGCTCAACACCTATATGCAGGAGGTAATCGGAGCCTATCCGCCACCCGCCAACAAGGGCAAGTATATCAAGATCAAGTATGTGACCATGCTTAAGGAATCGATAATCCCGACATTCGTTTTCTTCTGCAACCTTCCCCAGTGGGTAAAGGAACCCTATCGCCGCTATCTTGAGAACAAGATCCGTGAGAAATGGGACTTTACGGGGACTCCGGTCAACATATTTATGAGAGAAAAATGA
- a CDS encoding alkaline phosphatase, producing MKKFALITAFFLSLSSAAVAQEAKYIFYFIADGMGMGHAMGAEAYNRTVAGNDTPLMMMQFPVASQCTTHSASSPVTDSAAAGTALATGIKTTNSMLGMAPDSSHVNSIAVDLQKRGYGIGIITTEDADDATPGAFYAHVPNRGMFYEIGCDAARCGFDFIAGRSLRGTVRDGKATDLEKRFADNGVDVVRGLDALSRSKSEKVMLLDSIAFPDVWYYTIDSVPGLTLASMTEACMKHLEKNGRDKWFIMVEGGNIDHAGHANDAGTVIKEVLNYDDVIRMAYNFYLAHPDETLIVVTADHETGGMGLGNNSLGYNLQLKHYDHQRISKERFTVYCRDIIKSGKSYSWDEMKGFLTDKLGFWAYVPVSDKDTERLQAIYDKAITRNEGTDNHTLYKTFDQFTEAVYDVLDKATGIGWTSNKHTAGLVPVYAVGVGAERFATFNDNTQIPHKILEAAR from the coding sequence ATGAAAAAATTTGCATTAATAACCGCATTTTTTCTGTCGTTATCGTCAGCAGCCGTAGCTCAAGAAGCGAAATACATTTTTTACTTCATCGCCGACGGCATGGGCATGGGCCATGCCATGGGAGCAGAGGCCTACAACCGGACGGTAGCAGGTAATGACACGCCGCTGATGATGATGCAGTTTCCGGTTGCATCGCAGTGTACCACACACTCGGCATCGTCACCGGTGACCGACTCGGCTGCAGCCGGCACAGCCCTGGCCACAGGCATAAAGACCACCAACAGCATGCTGGGAATGGCTCCGGACTCATCCCATGTCAACTCAATTGCTGTAGACCTTCAGAAGAGGGGCTACGGCATAGGCATAATCACAACCGAAGATGCCGACGACGCTACTCCGGGAGCATTCTACGCCCATGTGCCGAACAGGGGTATGTTCTATGAAATAGGATGCGATGCCGCGAGGTGCGGTTTCGATTTCATCGCCGGACGTAGTCTGCGCGGAACCGTGCGCGACGGCAAAGCGACCGATCTCGAAAAGAGATTTGCCGACAACGGTGTGGATGTAGTGCGCGGACTCGATGCTCTGAGCCGTTCAAAGTCTGAAAAAGTGATGCTGCTCGACAGTATCGCTTTCCCCGACGTGTGGTACTACACTATCGATTCAGTGCCGGGGCTCACGCTTGCATCAATGACCGAGGCATGCATGAAACATCTTGAAAAGAACGGCCGCGACAAGTGGTTTATAATGGTAGAAGGTGGCAATATCGACCATGCCGGGCATGCCAACGACGCCGGAACGGTAATAAAAGAGGTGCTCAACTATGACGATGTGATACGCATGGCCTACAACTTCTATCTCGCACACCCCGATGAGACTCTGATTGTAGTCACCGCTGACCACGAGACCGGAGGTATGGGTCTCGGCAACAACTCTCTCGGCTACAACCTGCAGCTCAAGCATTACGACCACCAACGCATATCCAAGGAGCGTTTTACGGTGTATTGTCGCGATATAATAAAATCGGGCAAGTCATATTCGTGGGACGAGATGAAAGGATTCCTGACCGACAAACTCGGATTCTGGGCATATGTGCCGGTAAGCGACAAGGACACCGAGCGCCTACAGGCTATTTACGACAAGGCAATCACCCGCAACGAAGGCACCGACAACCACACGTTGTACAAGACGTTCGACCAGTTTACCGAGGCCGTGTACGATGTGCTCGACAAAGCTACCGGCATCGGCTGGACATCCAACAAGCATACCGCCGGACTGGTGCCTGTATATGCCGTCGGGGTCGGAGCCGAGCGCTTCGCTACATTCAACGACAATACACAGATTCCCCATAAGATACTTGAAGCCGCGCGCTGA
- a CDS encoding metallophosphoesterase family protein — protein sequence MNLAAVLSVLLAVCGDAFAQPSLRFNSDGTLKIVQFTDTHYKYGKKASHAATEMMDEVLEAENPDFVIITGDLVYSKGVREALPELVEPIVRRGLPWAMVFGNHDEQFDMTLPEMYDAMQVMAGCIMPPRPEGVDSPDYSVSLLGSDGSDRVVGALYCLDSHSGARVPGIGKYAWLTYDQIGWYRGESMMRTQAAGGKPVPSLMFMHIPLQEFSAAHGDPKNFLLGTKGENICHQAANSGMFASIKEMGDVFGVFCGHDHDNDFVTQYAGVMLGYGRYSGGKTVYNHLGKNGARVIVLHEGEPRLDTWVRLRGGDVINTTAFPRAAK from the coding sequence ATGAATTTAGCGGCAGTGTTGTCTGTGCTTCTTGCTGTATGCGGAGATGCATTTGCCCAGCCCTCGCTGAGATTTAACAGTGACGGCACTTTAAAGATAGTGCAGTTTACCGATACACACTACAAGTATGGAAAGAAAGCCTCGCATGCCGCCACCGAGATGATGGACGAAGTGCTTGAGGCCGAGAATCCCGACTTTGTAATCATAACCGGCGACCTCGTATACTCCAAAGGGGTAAGAGAGGCGCTCCCCGAGCTTGTCGAGCCTATCGTGCGCCGCGGACTCCCGTGGGCCATGGTGTTCGGCAACCACGACGAGCAGTTCGACATGACTTTACCCGAGATGTACGACGCCATGCAGGTGATGGCCGGATGTATCATGCCTCCGCGTCCCGAAGGCGTCGACAGCCCCGACTACTCGGTGAGTCTGCTTGGAAGCGACGGTTCCGACCGTGTGGTGGGAGCGCTTTATTGCCTCGACAGCCATTCAGGCGCCCGCGTGCCAGGAATCGGGAAATATGCATGGCTCACCTACGACCAGATAGGGTGGTATCGTGGCGAGAGCATGATGCGCACGCAGGCGGCAGGTGGCAAGCCTGTGCCCTCGCTCATGTTCATGCACATCCCTCTGCAGGAGTTCTCAGCCGCCCACGGCGATCCTAAGAACTTCCTCCTTGGCACAAAAGGGGAGAACATATGCCACCAGGCGGCCAACAGCGGCATGTTTGCCTCGATAAAGGAGATGGGCGATGTGTTTGGTGTATTCTGCGGCCACGACCACGACAATGATTTCGTGACCCAGTATGCAGGCGTGATGCTCGGCTACGGGCGCTATTCCGGCGGCAAGACCGTATACAATCATCTTGGTAAAAACGGTGCAAGAGTTATCGTTCTACACGAGGGAGAGCCGCGCCTTGACACATGGGTGCGTCTGCGCGGCGGCGATGTAATAAACACCACGGCTTTTCCCCGTGCTGCCAAATAA
- a CDS encoding formylglycine-generating enzyme family protein, producing MKRIVTTILATIFFIASSMAQELMVREFRPDASDLSAVVHQVADANGNPCALVRLGLAVPDASFEGDIIKADPKDGEYWIYMPEGSNWLNVKTSQYVPLRYDFPEAVKANTTYVLNVMPKPQEKKGLGDVVPVTLPARAAASIGGMAADQGQPVTFNMIKVKSGMYKMGATPEQESHEGDEQPVHWVTISKDFYIGETEVTQELWEYVMNSNPSVIKDPQLPVTNVSWNDAKEFIRALNQITRVRFRLPTEAEWEYAARGGHQAGHFKYSGSNTAEEVGYWYINSSSRPNPVKSLKPNELGIYDMSGNVWELCEDYKNDYPKKDVVDQFGASPGKNRVRRGGGWDSENVDQLRNAYRRRVEENMRERSTGFRLVLTTD from the coding sequence ATGAAACGTATTGTTACAACTATTCTTGCTACAATCTTTTTCATAGCCTCTTCGATGGCTCAGGAGCTGATGGTGCGCGAGTTCCGTCCCGACGCTTCCGACCTTAGCGCTGTAGTCCATCAGGTGGCTGATGCCAACGGCAATCCCTGTGCGCTCGTGCGCCTCGGACTCGCCGTGCCCGATGCCTCGTTCGAAGGCGATATCATAAAGGCCGACCCAAAGGACGGCGAATACTGGATATATATGCCCGAAGGCTCCAACTGGCTCAATGTGAAGACCTCGCAGTATGTACCCCTGCGCTACGACTTCCCCGAGGCCGTTAAGGCCAATACCACCTATGTACTCAACGTGATGCCCAAGCCGCAGGAGAAAAAAGGCCTTGGCGACGTTGTGCCCGTGACTCTCCCCGCGCGTGCCGCCGCATCAATCGGAGGAATGGCCGCCGACCAGGGACAGCCTGTCACATTCAACATGATTAAAGTAAAATCGGGTATGTACAAAATGGGTGCCACTCCCGAGCAGGAGAGCCACGAGGGCGACGAGCAGCCGGTGCACTGGGTCACTATCTCCAAGGACTTCTATATCGGAGAGACCGAGGTGACACAGGAACTCTGGGAGTATGTGATGAACTCCAATCCCTCTGTCATCAAGGACCCCCAGCTCCCGGTGACCAACGTGAGCTGGAACGACGCCAAAGAGTTTATCCGTGCTCTCAACCAGATAACCCGCGTAAGATTCCGCCTCCCCACAGAGGCCGAATGGGAATATGCAGCCCGAGGCGGTCATCAGGCCGGCCACTTCAAGTACAGCGGCAGCAACACTGCCGAGGAGGTCGGCTACTGGTATATCAACAGCTCGTCGCGTCCGAATCCTGTGAAGTCGCTCAAGCCCAACGAACTTGGCATATACGACATGAGCGGCAACGTGTGGGAGCTCTGCGAGGACTATAAGAACGACTATCCTAAGAAAGATGTGGTAGACCAGTTCGGAGCTTCTCCGGGCAAGAACCGTGTGCGCCGCGGCGGTGGCTGGGACAGCGAGAATGTCGACCAGCTGCGCAACGCCTACCGCCGCCGTGTGGAGGAGAACATGCGCGAACGCTCTACCGGTTTCCGTCTGGTGCTCACCACCGATTAA
- a CDS encoding tubulin-like doman-containing protein, with product MADILIGLGGTGGKILKAFRQRLWTEFDSSQRKNLPIEFIYVDSDRAMLDASDVSYQTIHGNCVFETSEFVDIKTHSNIDAIFANPKGYPRLMGVLGNVGATQSAVCPIGAAADQKRRAGRMLFAANIDAYLSRLGRAVQDVQKKEVGGKINLHLFCGLAGGTGSGSIIDAITQTRKWMFEHNISEKNGFSLTVFCQIPEATPQPNWDTGRYKANGYGALLELNNLFTSHYNMEWGTRVSTPPYDVSTNIETGRIYLTYDNPTPQNVKNGNIPQELNIAGGLILYTNKNDFGYSVNDPIQLAGLVSDFVYSRIFSPMDQMGQELGRFYTFENLSNNRDEYDETADPEEGSPLPVRTRAIGSFGIKRIIVPETELQEHIAYTLGSSALLQLKYNNWSNTSGYREEAPSFDEVTYVRDPGRRGSWKLTPEHMRLKQYVIDSDEKEKWNTGDFASYWNPCVDRWAEAAKGTQHPFDKLVDLCRGGYAEGFRSVGVENFYRDKARSLDTYAKQIAEGVEKYLFREWSDGRLALVSVRHIISELAKQMREQALECSEIVIPDLDTKINEFKGIINQAKEDVLNTNIVKRQIIFGNRFERATHYAKMLYSVMTERAAVEIFTKPLLENLEQRFNDLNSRLIGFEGRFDELYKFTKERMTALSDLETLSDGENRDGTETLTDPIVKFYNRNRMKELERRLNGDHDRMGTITDSVRSSIVDSLNSEGRFTNVTNLSNNTVSSALLGQVFETIRTFHNDLLVERTEKVLDVPILERLQHKFGGNDMALAKFAQDIIQASGAFLEINQNEIQLNNANTPAPEVGKNILLKRVLVTLPKAKDPALMQFADELKRKLEGAIPGGSGASVIVSTEGTRANEITLMIVENGFPMRAIGSLPMLKAEFDRLIVSNPANSIVLTSEGKAEDFRSLTALPPKTPDQLRAEVMPYMMMALGLGAIKFDTKSTEQWGAAGEEDIFGESDIVSWGYSKFTDMAYDDRLIEEHGKETIRIAREALASRLQDVDPAALKAIQDKLKETDAEFMATVGKVIKDENPTPKSRYNDFVNWTMAAKKIIGEYRPQR from the coding sequence ATGGCTGATATTCTTATTGGTCTCGGAGGCACCGGAGGCAAAATCCTCAAAGCCTTCCGTCAGCGACTCTGGACTGAGTTTGACTCTTCCCAGCGCAAGAATCTCCCTATCGAATTTATCTATGTCGACAGCGACCGCGCAATGCTCGACGCCTCTGATGTGTCATATCAGACAATTCATGGCAACTGTGTGTTCGAGACCAGCGAGTTTGTCGATATCAAGACACACAGCAACATTGATGCCATCTTCGCCAATCCCAAAGGCTATCCGCGCTTGATGGGTGTGCTCGGCAACGTCGGCGCTACCCAGTCGGCTGTATGTCCCATAGGTGCAGCAGCCGACCAGAAGCGACGCGCAGGCCGTATGCTGTTTGCCGCCAACATCGACGCATATCTCTCGCGACTCGGCAGAGCCGTGCAGGATGTGCAGAAAAAGGAAGTGGGCGGAAAGATTAACCTCCACCTGTTCTGCGGTCTCGCCGGCGGTACCGGTTCAGGCTCGATTATCGACGCTATAACCCAGACCCGCAAATGGATGTTCGAGCATAATATCTCCGAGAAAAACGGATTCTCGCTTACAGTATTCTGCCAGATACCCGAGGCTACTCCCCAACCCAACTGGGACACCGGCCGCTACAAGGCCAACGGCTATGGCGCCCTGCTGGAGCTCAACAACCTCTTTACATCACACTACAACATGGAATGGGGCACACGCGTGTCTACGCCACCTTACGACGTGTCGACCAACATAGAGACAGGCCGTATCTATCTTACATATGATAATCCCACCCCTCAGAATGTAAAGAACGGGAATATCCCTCAGGAGCTGAATATCGCCGGAGGTCTGATACTCTATACTAACAAGAACGACTTCGGTTATTCCGTCAATGACCCTATACAGCTTGCCGGACTTGTATCCGACTTTGTATACAGCCGTATATTCTCTCCGATGGACCAGATGGGTCAAGAGCTCGGACGTTTCTATACATTCGAGAACCTCAGCAACAACCGCGACGAATACGACGAGACTGCCGACCCCGAAGAAGGCTCGCCATTACCCGTGCGCACACGCGCTATAGGCTCGTTTGGCATAAAGCGCATCATCGTGCCTGAGACCGAATTACAGGAACATATCGCCTATACTCTCGGCAGCAGCGCGCTCCTACAGCTGAAATACAACAATTGGAGCAACACCTCGGGCTATCGCGAGGAAGCGCCCTCATTCGACGAGGTGACCTACGTGCGCGACCCGGGACGACGCGGCTCATGGAAGCTCACTCCCGAGCATATGCGTCTGAAGCAGTATGTCATTGACTCCGACGAGAAAGAAAAGTGGAATACAGGTGATTTCGCAAGCTATTGGAATCCATGTGTCGACCGCTGGGCCGAAGCCGCAAAAGGCACACAGCATCCGTTCGACAAACTTGTCGACCTCTGCCGCGGCGGATATGCCGAGGGATTCCGCAGTGTCGGTGTCGAGAATTTCTACCGCGACAAGGCACGCAGCCTCGACACATACGCCAAACAGATTGCCGAGGGTGTGGAAAAATACCTGTTCCGCGAGTGGTCCGACGGTCGTCTGGCGCTTGTGAGCGTACGCCATATTATCAGCGAGCTCGCAAAGCAGATGCGCGAGCAGGCTCTTGAGTGCTCGGAGATTGTGATACCTGACCTCGACACCAAAATCAACGAATTCAAGGGCATCATCAACCAGGCCAAGGAAGATGTGCTCAATACCAATATTGTAAAACGTCAGATTATATTCGGCAACCGATTTGAGCGCGCCACACACTATGCCAAGATGCTCTACTCGGTTATGACCGAAAGAGCGGCTGTAGAAATCTTTACCAAGCCACTTCTTGAGAATCTGGAGCAGCGCTTCAACGACCTCAACAGTCGCCTTATAGGATTTGAGGGACGTTTCGACGAGCTCTACAAATTCACCAAGGAGCGCATGACAGCACTGAGCGATCTCGAGACTCTTTCTGACGGCGAGAACCGCGACGGTACAGAGACACTGACCGACCCGATTGTCAAGTTCTACAACCGCAATCGTATGAAAGAACTTGAGCGCCGTCTCAACGGTGACCATGACCGCATGGGCACCATCACCGACAGTGTGCGCTCGTCGATTGTAGACTCTCTCAACAGCGAGGGACGTTTCACCAATGTCACCAACCTCTCAAACAACACTGTTTCCAGCGCATTGCTCGGCCAGGTGTTCGAGACAATCCGCACGTTCCACAACGATCTCCTTGTAGAACGCACAGAGAAAGTGCTTGATGTGCCTATCCTCGAACGTCTCCAGCACAAATTTGGAGGCAACGACATGGCGCTTGCCAAATTCGCTCAGGATATCATCCAGGCGAGCGGTGCTTTCCTTGAAATCAACCAGAACGAGATTCAGCTCAACAACGCCAATACTCCGGCACCGGAGGTAGGTAAGAATATTCTTCTGAAGCGTGTGCTTGTCACTCTGCCCAAGGCCAAGGATCCGGCACTCATGCAGTTTGCCGACGAACTTAAGCGCAAGCTCGAAGGTGCTATCCCCGGCGGTTCGGGCGCATCCGTGATTGTCAGCACAGAGGGTACCCGTGCCAACGAGATTACATTGATGATTGTCGAGAACGGATTCCCGATGCGTGCTATCGGCTCTCTGCCCATGCTTAAGGCTGAGTTCGACCGTCTGATTGTATCCAATCCAGCCAACTCGATTGTACTTACATCAGAGGGTAAGGCTGAGGATTTCCGCAGTCTGACAGCACTTCCTCCGAAGACTCCCGACCAGCTCCGTGCCGAGGTAATGCCTTATATGATGATGGCACTTGGTCTGGGTGCAATCAAGTTTGATACTAAAAGTACCGAACAGTGGGGTGCCGCCGGCGAAGAAGATATCTTTGGTGAATCTGATATAGTGTCATGGGGATATTCCAAGTTTACCGACATGGCTTATGATGACCGTCTTATCGAGGAGCATGGAAAGGAGACAATACGTATAGCCCGCGAGGCTCTTGCCTCTCGATTACAAGATGTGGATCCTGCCGCGCTCAAGGCTATTCAGGATAAACTTAAGGAGACCGACGCCGAGTTTATGGCTACAGTAGGCAAGGTGATAAAGGATGAGAATCCTACTCCCAAGTCGCGCTACAACGACTTTGTCAATTGGACCATGGCCGCCAAGAAAATCATAGGCGAATACCGTCCCCAGCGCTAA